One Microbacter margulisiae genomic window carries:
- a CDS encoding S9 family peptidase has translation MKKYFLFIFLVMLSLGIFLPVNAEEINQQSVSFTVSQWLTAGPVVVQMPAFYQRNNMMGKSFSPVDLLKFQQKPVTDVKAGTDFLVTDGQQVIWKDQSSSTISSITDDLALKWQAFYIQVNRYVPVNITVNTTQDFELFVNGNLTLSKYDADGKAAQKSDSLKLEPGKYLVVIKSLYQKKYNAPWQVDAKVSYDKKFTGQAISLSTSDEQLLDLSHILLGKMLTNTQLSDDGTLVLLNFSETYPPDGKTVNWFEVKSIADHKVIFSSLHSDRYQAEWVPGSHKITYVADNGVSQALMCYNLDTHHEKVLMNKLERFSGYEWDHFGKYLIFSIEEKYEKDTSGVFMVHGMEDRLPSYRIRTQLFMLKINDLSITPLTYGYLTNNLEDISPDDHRILIAQNFPDYTERPYTKQVMMEMNLNTMKVDTLWFTSFGGDAVYSPDGKQLLVTGSPSMFNGIGNILKKGTIPNDFDLQAYLFNLSDHKVTPLTRDFTPALLQSYWNPYDKQIYFLVSDRSYQDIWKLNPETKQFQKLDTHVDVINQMSFATKSPMLSYSGTSISHPATGWVYNLSDGKDTEVSNPEKSFFKNIEFGKIEDWNFVDKQGLTIEGRVYYPPNYDPSKTYPLIVYYYGGTDPTTRDFGGRYPLNLFAAMGYMVYTLQPSGATGFGQKFSALHVNGWGKENAQDIIEGTKKFIAAHPNVEADNVGCIGASYGGYMTLWLQTQTNIFKTAIDHAGISFIGSYWGQGYWGYSYSAVASANSFPWNNKKLYVDQSPLFNADKVHTPILLLQGTADTNVPTGESIQFYTAMKILGRTADFVEVKGQNHHILDYKDRIMWQKTIFAWFAKYLKNQPEWWDALYPHKDL, from the coding sequence ATGAAAAAGTATTTTCTGTTTATTTTTCTGGTGATGCTCTCATTAGGCATTTTTCTTCCGGTAAATGCCGAAGAGATAAATCAGCAAAGCGTTAGTTTTACTGTTTCCCAATGGCTTACAGCAGGTCCTGTGGTGGTACAAATGCCTGCTTTTTATCAAAGAAACAACATGATGGGGAAGTCATTCTCCCCGGTTGACCTGTTGAAATTTCAGCAAAAACCAGTTACAGACGTCAAAGCGGGAACTGACTTCCTGGTTACGGACGGGCAACAAGTGATTTGGAAAGATCAGAGCTCAAGTACAATCTCTTCCATTACAGATGATCTGGCGTTGAAATGGCAGGCTTTTTATATTCAAGTCAATCGTTATGTGCCTGTTAATATTACGGTGAATACGACACAGGATTTTGAACTTTTTGTCAATGGCAACCTAACGCTTTCAAAATATGACGCAGATGGTAAAGCAGCACAAAAAAGTGATTCGTTGAAACTGGAACCGGGTAAATATCTTGTTGTAATCAAAAGCCTTTATCAGAAGAAATACAATGCTCCGTGGCAGGTCGACGCTAAAGTTTCTTACGATAAGAAATTTACCGGTCAAGCCATCAGTCTCTCCACCTCGGATGAACAGCTTCTTGATCTCTCCCATATTTTATTGGGTAAAATGCTTACAAACACCCAGCTATCCGATGACGGAACATTGGTGCTGCTGAACTTTTCGGAGACTTATCCTCCTGACGGGAAAACAGTTAATTGGTTTGAAGTAAAGAGCATTGCTGATCATAAAGTTATTTTCAGTTCACTGCACAGCGATCGCTATCAGGCTGAATGGGTTCCGGGTTCGCATAAAATTACCTATGTGGCCGACAATGGTGTTTCTCAGGCGTTGATGTGCTATAATCTGGATACTCATCATGAAAAGGTATTAATGAATAAACTCGAACGTTTTTCCGGTTATGAATGGGATCATTTTGGTAAATATCTGATTTTCTCAATCGAAGAAAAATATGAGAAAGATACTTCCGGTGTATTTATGGTACACGGAATGGAGGATCGTTTACCTTCGTATCGCATCCGTACGCAACTTTTTATGTTAAAGATCAACGATCTTTCCATAACACCTCTTACCTATGGCTATTTGACCAATAATCTGGAGGATATTTCTCCTGATGACCATCGGATACTGATTGCTCAGAACTTTCCTGACTATACGGAACGTCCCTATACAAAACAGGTGATGATGGAGATGAACCTGAATACGATGAAAGTGGACACGCTATGGTTTACCAGCTTTGGTGGCGATGCCGTCTATTCTCCTGACGGTAAACAGCTTTTGGTAACCGGAAGCCCTTCCATGTTCAATGGCATCGGGAATATCCTCAAAAAAGGTACAATCCCCAATGATTTTGACTTACAGGCTTACCTGTTTAATTTGAGTGATCACAAAGTGACACCCCTGACGCGGGATTTCACCCCTGCCTTGTTGCAATCCTATTGGAATCCTTATGACAAACAGATCTATTTCTTGGTCTCTGATCGTTCTTATCAGGATATCTGGAAGTTAAATCCCGAAACAAAACAATTTCAGAAACTGGATACCCACGTAGATGTAATCAACCAAATGAGTTTTGCTACTAAAAGTCCTATGTTGAGCTATTCGGGTACCAGCATCTCACATCCTGCTACAGGATGGGTCTACAATCTTTCTGACGGGAAAGATACCGAAGTGTCTAATCCTGAGAAGTCATTTTTCAAAAATATCGAGTTTGGAAAGATTGAAGACTGGAACTTTGTAGACAAGCAGGGATTAACAATTGAAGGACGGGTTTATTATCCTCCCAACTATGATCCCAGCAAGACATATCCGCTCATTGTTTATTATTATGGTGGTACCGATCCTACAACACGTGATTTTGGTGGTAGGTATCCGCTGAATCTCTTTGCTGCTATGGGTTATATGGTGTATACGCTGCAACCCAGCGGGGCTACTGGTTTCGGACAGAAATTTTCAGCACTTCATGTCAACGGATGGGGGAAAGAAAATGCACAGGATATTATTGAAGGCACTAAGAAATTCATTGCTGCACACCCCAATGTCGAAGCCGACAATGTAGGTTGTATCGGAGCTTCTTATGGCGGATATATGACGCTTTGGCTACAAACCCAGACCAATATTTTCAAAACAGCTATCGATCATGCAGGTATCAGCTTTATCGGCTCTTACTGGGGCCAGGGCTACTGGGGTTATTCCTACAGCGCTGTAGCTTCTGCCAACAGTTTCCCGTGGAATAACAAGAAGCTCTATGTCGATCAAAGCCCGCTGTTTAATGCTGATAAGGTACACACACCAATCTTGTTGTTGCAGGGAACGGCTGATACCAATGTCCCGACCGGTGAAAGCATCCAGTTTTATACTGCCATGAAGATACTGGGGAGAACAGCCGATTTTGTCGAAGTTAAAGGGCAGAACCATCACATTCTGGATTATAAGGACAGAATCATGTGGCAAAAGACTATTTTTGCCTGGTTTGCAAAATACCTGAAAAACCAGCCTGAATGGTGGGATGCTTTATATCCGCATAAAGATTTGTAA
- a CDS encoding Ig-like domain-containing domain — protein MRIVSNSFTTILFVVAFIIGIDSCANRGLGPTGGPKDLTPPKVLKVNPPDKTTNFDGKRIEVLFNKIVQLDDPLDKIVVSPPQTQMPAAVSTGRRVVVTFNDSLQKNTTYTIDFNGAIKDYREGNILRNFSTSFSTGSTIDSMQVSGIVLDAQTLNPVQGVLTGVYANLSDSAFTHFPMLRIGKTEKDGHFSIMGMKPGSYRVYALKDMDGDYKFSQPAEGIAFDEKVIHTSSKMDIRNDTIRKDSVTIDTIMHVSYVHYMPDTLTLLYFKENFSRQRLFKSERPEADKLVLYFTAPTDTLPHLNPLGFRWKSAPLIQKSVTTDTLTYWITDTLAAKADTLHFVLHYAKSDSIGKLEPATDTLQLHWHGFGLEKKQKSKKEKNKAPVIKIATFDTNITQVMDMDEPIRIDFQIPVMTVDTGKIHLYQKIDSLWKPVRFAFHKDDDVGMHFSITYDYQPDESYKLLIDSAALRDFHGLWTTKYMKAYKIRALEEYSSLIIHLTHPLQHVVYELLDGNDKVLRTLKASPDNNTTFKYVMPGTYYLRMFIDSNDNGKWDTGDFARKIEPERVYYFPGKIVLRVNWDIEQDWDPTALPLNKQKPKELIKEDKSSTSPQSGGM, from the coding sequence ATGCGTATTGTTTCTAATTCGTTCACTACGATTTTGTTTGTTGTGGCTTTCATTATAGGTATCGACTCGTGTGCCAATCGTGGTCTTGGCCCCACAGGAGGTCCAAAAGATTTGACGCCTCCTAAGGTATTGAAAGTCAATCCACCGGATAAAACAACCAATTTTGACGGGAAGAGAATAGAAGTGTTATTCAACAAAATTGTCCAGTTGGATGATCCATTGGATAAAATTGTTGTTTCACCGCCACAGACCCAAATGCCTGCTGCTGTTTCCACTGGACGACGTGTTGTGGTGACGTTTAATGATTCGTTGCAAAAGAATACTACTTATACGATTGATTTTAACGGGGCAATCAAAGATTACCGTGAGGGGAACATACTCCGCAATTTTTCTACTTCTTTTTCAACAGGTTCAACAATCGATTCCATGCAGGTAAGTGGGATAGTGCTTGATGCCCAGACACTGAATCCTGTACAAGGTGTGCTTACGGGAGTGTATGCTAATTTATCCGATTCGGCATTTACCCATTTCCCGATGTTGCGTATTGGGAAGACTGAAAAAGATGGTCATTTTTCCATAATGGGTATGAAACCGGGGAGCTATCGTGTTTATGCCCTGAAGGACATGGATGGTGATTACAAGTTCAGTCAGCCTGCTGAAGGTATTGCTTTTGATGAAAAAGTGATCCATACTTCCTCCAAAATGGATATACGCAATGATACGATTCGCAAGGACTCTGTCACCATTGATACGATTATGCATGTGTCTTATGTGCATTATATGCCGGATACCCTGACGTTATTATATTTCAAGGAAAATTTCTCTCGCCAGCGTTTGTTTAAGTCGGAACGACCGGAAGCGGATAAGCTTGTCCTTTATTTTACTGCACCGACCGATACGCTTCCTCATTTGAACCCATTAGGATTCCGGTGGAAATCGGCTCCTTTGATTCAGAAAAGTGTAACTACAGATACACTGACATATTGGATAACAGATACTTTAGCAGCGAAAGCGGATACCCTGCATTTTGTTTTACATTATGCAAAATCAGATTCAATCGGGAAACTGGAGCCTGCCACAGATACATTGCAACTCCATTGGCACGGCTTTGGACTGGAGAAAAAACAAAAATCGAAAAAAGAAAAGAACAAAGCACCGGTAATTAAAATCGCAACCTTCGATACCAATATTACTCAGGTAATGGATATGGACGAGCCTATCCGCATTGATTTCCAGATTCCTGTCATGACTGTCGATACGGGGAAGATTCATTTATATCAAAAGATTGATTCATTGTGGAAGCCCGTACGATTCGCGTTTCATAAGGATGACGATGTGGGAATGCATTTCAGTATTACCTATGATTACCAACCTGACGAATCCTATAAATTATTGATTGATTCGGCAGCTTTAAGGGACTTCCACGGGTTGTGGACGACCAAATATATGAAAGCATATAAAATAAGGGCGCTTGAAGAATATTCCTCTTTGATTATTCATTTAACACATCCGTTGCAGCATGTTGTGTATGAATTGTTGGATGGTAATGATAAAGTGCTGCGAACACTCAAAGCTTCACCTGACAATAATACGACATTCAAATACGTAATGCCAGGTACCTATTACTTGCGAATGTTTATTGATTCCAATGATAACGGGAAATGGGATACAGGTGATTTTGCAAGGAAGATAGAACCTGAACGGGTCTATTATTTCCCTGGAAAGATTGTACTTCGTGTGAATTGGGATATTGAACAGGACTGGGATCCCACGGCGCTACCTCTGAATAAACAGAAACCAAAAGAGCTCATTAAAGAGGATAAATCTTCGACTTCACCTCAAAGTGGTGGCATGTAA
- a CDS encoding TonB-dependent receptor — MINRFVFLLVFLSCTAIIFASQSVKNLRDTVNLNEVVITGSPVQINKNNVPLSVSVVNHSQLAASNGSALLPVLNGLVPGLFVTERGVTGFGVSTGSAGQISIRGVGGNPTTGVLMLIDGHPQFMGLFGHPLADSYVASDAQKVEVIRGPASVLYGSNAIGGVINIITREQKQDGFHGDANVMVGSYNTQKYMASSGYKWKKWHIFASVNHDQTAGNRPHSAFSIYNGYFKAGYDMNTHWKSTFDISLAHFVASDPGPDTVNAVPGAQINILRGYWAFAMTNHYDHFSGSINVFNNFGTHHISDGFYSRDATGGVMLSETAHLFEGNRITLGADWLHYGGKAETITPNFTIPFIDTLSNEVAAYGFVQQTVAHQLTLSAGLRLDKSSFESLQWIPYAGFAWRLAPRTTWKADVSKGFRNPTLQELFMWSHNPHLSTERVMSYETSMGQSLFDDHLHMELTGYILRGRNMIITVPLQGLENAGDILNKGIELTAHAALSNNLAAIVTYSYIHMAQPVYATPRHHIYAGLQYHKDRWNVTANFQYINHLNVEPTNTPYFQSYALVNASASYKIANPVELFVNGENLLNTRYQTNHYYPMPGITAFGGVKIHF, encoded by the coding sequence ATGATAAATCGATTTGTTTTTTTATTGGTTTTTCTAAGTTGTACAGCGATTATATTTGCCTCGCAATCCGTTAAAAATTTACGGGATACAGTGAATTTGAATGAGGTTGTTATTACAGGATCGCCAGTTCAGATTAATAAAAACAATGTACCGTTATCGGTTTCTGTAGTTAATCACTCCCAGCTTGCAGCGAGTAATGGCTCGGCGCTGTTGCCGGTGCTTAACGGTTTGGTTCCCGGCCTATTCGTAACAGAACGTGGTGTCACTGGATTTGGCGTTTCTACGGGTTCAGCAGGTCAGATATCCATTCGGGGTGTCGGAGGAAATCCAACCACCGGTGTCTTAATGTTGATTGATGGCCATCCTCAATTCATGGGATTATTTGGTCATCCCTTGGCAGATTCATATGTTGCTTCTGATGCTCAAAAAGTGGAAGTTATCAGGGGACCGGCTTCTGTTTTGTATGGTTCAAATGCTATTGGCGGGGTAATCAACATCATTACACGCGAACAAAAGCAGGATGGATTTCATGGAGACGCTAATGTGATGGTTGGTTCATACAATACTCAGAAATATATGGCTTCCAGTGGTTATAAATGGAAAAAATGGCACATTTTTGCTTCCGTAAACCATGATCAAACGGCAGGAAACCGTCCTCATTCTGCTTTTAGCATTTATAATGGATACTTCAAAGCTGGTTATGATATGAACACGCACTGGAAGAGTACTTTTGATATCAGCCTAGCTCATTTTGTAGCTTCCGATCCGGGGCCTGATACCGTGAATGCTGTTCCGGGAGCGCAAATTAATATCCTTCGGGGTTATTGGGCATTTGCTATGACGAATCATTACGATCATTTTTCCGGATCAATCAATGTTTTCAATAATTTCGGAACGCATCATATTTCAGATGGCTTCTATTCCAGAGATGCAACGGGTGGGGTAATGCTGAGCGAAACAGCTCATTTATTTGAAGGAAACCGGATCACATTAGGCGCTGATTGGTTGCATTATGGCGGAAAAGCCGAAACGATTACTCCAAACTTTACAATACCTTTTATTGATACCCTTTCCAATGAAGTGGCTGCTTATGGATTTGTGCAACAAACCGTTGCCCATCAATTGACTCTCTCCGCAGGATTGCGTTTGGATAAGTCTTCTTTTGAATCCTTACAATGGATTCCTTATGCCGGGTTTGCATGGAGATTAGCTCCGCGAACCACTTGGAAAGCTGATGTCTCAAAAGGCTTTCGTAATCCTACTTTGCAGGAATTGTTCATGTGGAGCCACAACCCACATTTAAGTACAGAAAGAGTAATGAGTTATGAAACCAGTATGGGTCAATCGTTGTTCGATGATCATTTACACATGGAACTGACCGGTTATATCCTTCGCGGCCGAAATATGATCATAACGGTTCCTTTACAAGGTCTTGAGAATGCTGGTGATATATTGAATAAGGGGATTGAGCTGACGGCACATGCTGCTTTGTCAAACAACTTGGCAGCGATTGTGACATATAGTTATATTCATATGGCACAACCGGTTTATGCAACGCCACGTCATCATATTTATGCTGGCTTACAGTATCATAAAGATCGTTGGAATGTGACCGCAAATTTTCAGTATATCAACCATTTGAATGTTGAACCTACGAACACTCCCTATTTTCAATCTTATGCGCTCGTGAATGCTTCTGCCAGCTATAAGATTGCTAACCCAGTAGAACTGTTTGTAAATGGAGAAAACCTACTAAATACCCGTTACCAAACCAATCATTATTATCCTATGCCCGGGATTACTGCATTTGGTGGTGTGAAAATTCACTTTTAA
- a CDS encoding peroxiredoxin, giving the protein MENEIIAMPRIGDKAPEFKAMTTQGEIHFPLQYRGKWVILFSHPADFTPVCTSEFMTLALMEEQFEAANCKLLGLSVDGLYSHIAWLRTIQEKIEYKGMKNVEVNFPLIEDNTMEIAHKYGMIQPGESSTKTIRAVFFIDPKGMIRAMMCYPLSLGRNFEELYRALIAMQTADTFNVATPADWKPGDDVIVPIAGSYDVARERMNGKDDMTCHEWFFCTKKLDKETLWQNVLK; this is encoded by the coding sequence ATGGAAAATGAAATAATTGCGATGCCTCGCATTGGCGACAAAGCCCCGGAATTTAAAGCAATGACTACACAAGGTGAAATCCATTTTCCTTTACAATATCGGGGTAAATGGGTAATTCTTTTTAGCCATCCTGCTGATTTTACACCAGTGTGTACATCTGAATTTATGACACTTGCATTAATGGAGGAACAATTTGAAGCAGCAAATTGCAAGTTGCTCGGTTTGTCTGTTGACGGTCTTTACAGTCACATAGCTTGGTTACGGACTATTCAGGAGAAGATTGAATATAAAGGGATGAAAAATGTAGAAGTGAATTTTCCCCTTATAGAAGATAATACGATGGAAATTGCACATAAATACGGTATGATTCAGCCTGGAGAAAGCAGTACAAAAACGATCAGAGCTGTGTTTTTTATTGATCCAAAAGGAATGATTCGGGCTATGATGTGTTATCCACTAAGTCTTGGCCGTAATTTTGAAGAATTATATCGTGCTCTGATTGCAATGCAAACGGCTGATACATTTAATGTGGCTACACCTGCTGATTGGAAGCCAGGAGATGATGTGATTGTGCCGATTGCTGGCTCGTATGATGTAGCTAGGGAAAGAATGAATGGCAAAGACGACATGACGTGTCATGAATGGTTTTTTTGCACTAAAAAATTGGATAAAGAAACTTTGTGGCAAAATGTATTGAAATAA
- a CDS encoding altronate dehydratase family protein gives MAMQVLKIHSNDNVAVALTELHAGEQISLSDGQLISVKESIPVGHKIALTPFTPGDLILKYGYSIGHAIQAIEEGGWVNEKNVRTNLEGVRDYSYTPIHHTLAEENRHMTFNGYVRRNGEVGIRNEIWIIPTVGCVNGTIRKLADLFRNQIEGKGVDAVVDFPHNFGCSQLGSDHENTRNILRDIVLHPNAGGILVVGLGCENNQVSAFRDILGDYDKERVLFMETQKIEGDEIATGLSLLRQLYGRMKQDKRQPVPLSALRVGLKCGGSDGFSGITANPLLGSFSDFLVAQGGTTVLTEVPEMFGAETILMNRCNDEHVFAKTVHLINNFKEYFIQNHQPIYENPSPGNKAGGISTLEEKSLGCTQKSGTSLVQDVLQYGDRIQKHGLNLLSAPGNDLVATTALGSAGCQLVLFTTGRGTPFGSFIPTVKVSTNTKLAIHKTHWIDFNAGSLLENTSMIALREQFIDFLLKVINGEKINAEKNNFREIAIFKTGVTL, from the coding sequence ATAGCTATGCAAGTTTTAAAAATTCATTCGAATGATAATGTAGCAGTGGCATTAACTGAACTTCATGCAGGAGAACAAATATCTTTAAGTGATGGTCAATTAATCTCTGTAAAAGAATCAATTCCGGTAGGTCATAAGATTGCATTAACTCCATTTACTCCTGGTGATTTGATTCTAAAATACGGATATTCGATTGGACATGCAATTCAAGCTATTGAAGAAGGGGGATGGGTCAATGAAAAGAATGTCCGAACGAATTTGGAGGGAGTGCGCGATTATTCGTATACTCCTATACATCATACTTTAGCCGAAGAAAACCGTCATATGACTTTCAATGGTTATGTGCGTCGAAATGGAGAGGTTGGTATCCGTAATGAAATATGGATTATTCCGACGGTTGGTTGTGTGAATGGGACGATACGCAAGCTTGCTGATTTATTTCGAAATCAGATTGAGGGTAAGGGTGTAGATGCCGTAGTGGATTTCCCTCATAACTTTGGATGTTCACAATTAGGCAGTGATCACGAAAATACGCGTAATATTTTGCGTGACATAGTGTTACATCCGAATGCCGGTGGCATTTTGGTTGTTGGACTGGGGTGTGAAAATAATCAGGTTTCAGCATTTCGTGATATACTGGGAGATTATGATAAAGAAAGAGTTTTGTTCATGGAAACCCAAAAAATTGAAGGAGATGAAATTGCAACTGGCCTTTCATTACTACGACAACTTTATGGCCGAATGAAGCAGGATAAACGGCAACCTGTCCCTCTGTCAGCTCTTCGGGTTGGCCTGAAATGTGGAGGGTCGGATGGCTTTTCTGGCATCACGGCAAATCCTTTATTAGGATCGTTTTCTGATTTTTTGGTTGCTCAGGGTGGAACGACGGTTTTGACAGAAGTACCCGAAATGTTTGGTGCAGAGACTATTTTGATGAATCGTTGTAATGATGAGCACGTATTTGCAAAAACAGTGCATTTAATTAATAATTTTAAAGAATACTTCATCCAAAATCATCAACCGATTTATGAAAATCCTTCTCCTGGAAACAAAGCTGGAGGTATTTCGACTTTGGAAGAAAAATCGTTGGGCTGTACCCAAAAAAGTGGAACTTCGCTTGTTCAGGATGTCTTGCAGTATGGGGATCGCATCCAAAAACACGGATTAAATTTATTGAGTGCTCCCGGTAATGATTTGGTAGCAACTACAGCTTTAGGATCAGCAGGTTGCCAACTGGTTTTGTTTACTACCGGAAGAGGAACTCCCTTTGGCAGTTTTATCCCCACAGTGAAAGTTTCGACAAATACGAAATTGGCGATTCATAAAACACACTGGATTGATTTTAATGCTGGATCTTTGTTGGAAAATACTTCTATGATAGCTTTACGGGAGCAATTTATTGATTTTCTCCTTAAAGTAATTAATGGCGAGAAGATTAATGCTGAAAAAAATAACTTTCGTGAAATCGCTATCTTTAAAACAGGAGTTACTCTTTAA
- a CDS encoding tagaturonate reductase, giving the protein MRQLNRKNVSVQSYPERIIQFGEGNFLRAFVDWIVFNMNRQAAFNSSVVVVQPIENGMVDMLNSQDGLYHLNLQGVEHGKVVDSVELIDVISRGLNPYKDFPEYLKLAENPEIRFVVSNTTEAGITFDPSCSLSDKPAASYPGKLTQLLYHRFNIFQGSADKGLIIFPCELIFHNGVELKACIEQYIELWQLGDDFKFWFENSCGVYSTLVDRIVPGYPKDDIQEILNRIQFEDKLVVKGEIFHLWVIEAPKSVAKEFPADKAGLNVLFVDSEKPYHERKVTLLNGPHMVLAPVGYLSGFDTVKECVEDSVVGSLVRQVIFDELMPTLNLPTDELIAFANAVLERFQNPYVKHFVTSIMLNAFPKFKTRNIPGLKIYVDKNGNLPDGLVLGLAAICTYYKGGKRNQDIIDIKDDTEIVMLLQSLWATGSVQKVAEGVLAADIIWGEDLNQIAGLTSKLAALLLLIQREGMLQAVKYVSK; this is encoded by the coding sequence ATGAGACAGTTAAACAGAAAAAATGTTTCGGTTCAATCTTATCCGGAACGAATCATTCAGTTTGGAGAGGGTAATTTTTTGCGTGCTTTTGTAGATTGGATTGTTTTTAACATGAACAGGCAAGCTGCATTTAATAGTAGTGTTGTTGTTGTCCAACCTATTGAAAATGGTATGGTTGATATGTTAAACAGTCAAGATGGCTTGTATCACTTGAATTTACAAGGAGTGGAACATGGGAAAGTGGTTGATTCTGTCGAATTGATAGATGTAATTTCGAGAGGATTAAATCCATATAAAGATTTTCCCGAATATTTGAAGTTAGCAGAGAATCCAGAGATACGTTTTGTGGTTTCAAATACAACTGAAGCTGGAATTACATTTGATCCTTCTTGTTCGTTATCAGACAAACCGGCCGCATCGTATCCTGGTAAATTGACCCAATTGCTCTATCATCGATTCAACATTTTTCAAGGGTCAGCCGATAAAGGTCTGATTATTTTTCCATGTGAATTGATTTTTCATAATGGAGTTGAATTAAAAGCATGTATTGAACAGTATATCGAATTATGGCAATTAGGAGATGATTTTAAATTTTGGTTTGAGAATTCCTGCGGTGTTTATAGTACTTTGGTTGATCGTATTGTTCCCGGGTATCCGAAAGATGATATTCAGGAAATATTAAATAGAATACAGTTTGAAGATAAATTAGTTGTTAAGGGTGAGATTTTTCATCTTTGGGTTATCGAAGCCCCTAAATCAGTAGCTAAGGAATTCCCTGCCGATAAAGCTGGTTTGAATGTTTTATTTGTTGATAGCGAAAAACCATATCATGAACGTAAGGTTACATTATTAAACGGACCGCATATGGTGTTGGCTCCGGTAGGTTATTTATCTGGTTTTGATACTGTAAAAGAATGTGTGGAAGATTCAGTGGTTGGATCATTGGTGCGTCAGGTTATTTTTGATGAATTAATGCCAACCCTCAATTTGCCTACTGACGAATTGATAGCTTTTGCAAATGCTGTTTTAGAAAGGTTTCAAAATCCTTATGTAAAGCATTTTGTTACAAGCATTATGCTGAATGCTTTCCCTAAATTTAAAACAAGAAATATTCCCGGCTTAAAAATTTATGTTGACAAAAATGGCAATTTGCCTGATGGATTGGTGCTAGGTTTAGCTGCAATTTGTACGTATTATAAAGGAGGGAAACGAAATCAAGATATAATTGATATAAAAGATGACACGGAAATTGTAATGTTACTACAATCTTTGTGGGCTACAGGATCAGTTCAAAAGGTTGCAGAAGGAGTCTTGGCAGCTGACATAATCTGGGGAGAGGATTTGAACCAAATTGCAGGATTGACCTCAAAATTAGCTGCTTTGTTATTGCTAATCCAACGGGAGGGAATGCTGCAAGCTGTGAAATATGTTTCAAAATAA
- a CDS encoding LacI family DNA-binding transcriptional regulator produces the protein MNPGKKITIKDIAKKSGLSAGTVDRVLHNRGEVSEKSKAKIRKTLEELHYEPNLIASSLSAKKTYLFITLIPSYNPGDYWEEVDKGIDRVMAEIAKFNVFVEKRYFNQFDAQSFFSAIDDLENAECNGVIFSPILRDKSLIFTARMKQRQIPVVFIDSQIDNADFLAYFGQPSFQSGYVGAKTLMLQVKDNQNVLLFRTLRKGFIGANQTLQRQEGFLSYLSEYRPNVSVINIELQAGNPDLNELLMRQAFDVRNNVGAAVIFNSTAYNIADFLERNDIQNVVLLGYDSLERNVHYLKQGQISVLISQRPEYQSYNAIKAMFNYVVLKQPVNHINYMPIDLLYKENVDFYTHYKQY, from the coding sequence ATGAACCCCGGGAAAAAGATAACTATCAAAGACATTGCTAAAAAGTCAGGCCTTTCTGCAGGTACAGTAGATAGAGTTCTTCATAATAGAGGAGAAGTTTCTGAAAAAAGTAAAGCTAAAATCAGAAAAACGTTGGAGGAATTGCATTATGAGCCAAATTTGATTGCTAGTTCCTTATCTGCAAAAAAAACTTATCTTTTCATTACGTTGATTCCTTCGTATAACCCAGGAGATTATTGGGAAGAAGTCGATAAGGGGATTGATCGCGTAATGGCAGAAATTGCAAAATTTAATGTTTTTGTGGAAAAACGCTATTTCAATCAATTTGATGCGCAATCGTTTTTCTCGGCAATCGATGATCTTGAAAATGCAGAATGCAATGGTGTGATATTTTCTCCGATTTTACGAGATAAAAGCTTGATATTTACCGCAAGAATGAAGCAACGTCAAATCCCTGTAGTGTTTATCGACTCACAGATTGATAATGCTGATTTTTTGGCTTATTTTGGACAGCCTTCGTTCCAGAGTGGCTATGTTGGAGCCAAAACATTGATGCTTCAGGTAAAGGATAACCAGAATGTGTTGTTGTTTCGTACTTTAAGAAAAGGTTTTATCGGAGCAAATCAAACATTGCAAAGACAGGAGGGTTTTTTATCATATTTGAGTGAATACAGACCGAATGTTTCAGTCATAAATATTGAGTTGCAAGCTGGAAATCCTGATCTAAATGAATTATTAATGCGCCAGGCTTTTGATGTGCGTAATAACGTTGGAGCGGCTGTAATTTTTAATTCAACTGCTTATAATATTGCAGACTTTTTGGAAAGAAATGATATTCAAAATGTAGTTCTTTTGGGCTATGATTCATTAGAACGTAATGTACATTATCTAAAACAGGGGCAAATATCAGTGTTGATATCACAAAGACCTGAATATCAAAGTTATAATGCAATAAAAGCTATGTTTAACTATGTTGTGCTCAAACAACCTGTGAATCATATCAATTATATGCCGATTGATTTATTATATAAAGAAAACGTTGATTTTTATACTCATTACAAGCAATATTAA